From the genome of Hypanus sabinus isolate sHypSab1 chromosome 29, sHypSab1.hap1, whole genome shotgun sequence:
CCTGCATCACCAGCATCAAGTCTTTCACCTCCGCCTTCCTCTTCTCCATTGAGGTGCAGGTGACCATCGGGTTTGGCGGCAGGATGGTGACCGAGGAGTGCCCGTTGGCCATCACCAtcctcatcatccagaacataaCGGGCCTCATCGTCAACGCCGTCATGCTGGGCTGCATCTTCATGAAGACCGCCCAGGCCAACCGCAGGGCGGAGACCATCATCTTCAGCAAGCACGCGGTTATAGCACAGAGGAACGGTAGGCTCTGCTTCATGTTCCGGGTGGGTGACCTGAGGAAAAGCATGATCATCAGCGCGACCATCCGAATGCAGCTGGTCAAGAAGACCACCACGCAGGAGGGGGAGGTGATCCCCATCTCCCAGATCGACATCCAGGTTGAGAACTCGGTGCACACCAACGCCATCTTCCTAGTTTCCCCCCTTATCATAAGCCACACCATTGACAAGAAGAGCCCACTGTATGATCTGTCTGAGTCTGATCTCCAGCAAGAAGATCTTGAGGTGGTGGTCCTGCTTGAAGGTGTAGTGGAGACCACTGGCATCACTACCCAAGCACGTACCTCCTACCTGCCGGAAGAGATACTCTGGGGCCATAGGTTTGTGCCCATCGTGACTGAGGAAGAGGGCAGGTACGCAGTTGACTATTCCAAGTTTGGCAACACAGTGAAGACTAACATGCCCCCGTACAGCGCGATGGCGCGAGAGAGGCAGGGGAGAAGTGAGAGCAGGGTCAATGGGCCAAAGCATCAGCGGAGTGCTCTACGCAGAAGGAGCTCCTCGGAAATCATTAACTTATCACCATTGGGCGTAAAGTCATCTGTGCAATTTCAGTCGGTCGACTGTTTGTCAGACCTGTAGTTTGTCAAGAGCCTTTGCACCACAAAACCTTCTTCCACATACGTGTTGAACGTTTATAGAGTCATATAGCACAAAActgtccatttggcccatcctgtcCCTGCTGAGCATTAAAGACTGGAGCTGAAATCAACactcagcattcatttcaggagattagaatatagaagcaaggatgcaACCTTGGAGGCGTTATAAAGCTTGGAgtgctgtgaacagttttgggccccttatctggaaggatgtgctgacactggagagggttcaaaggaggttcgtgacaatgattccaggattgaaaagcttgtcatatgaagagcgtttgaggGCTCTGGGCCTCAAGAAGGAGGGGTCATCATCATATCTTGTTGCACCAGACGGCCAGCCACTCTGGTGTTGTTTGGTTGTTGTTGAGCAGGTCAGTGTCAGCAAAatcaggtgagagtgggcagttgcGCAGGACGTGTTCGATGTTCTGCACCCTTTcgccacactcacaggattcgcTGGTCTTCAGACCCCACTTCACTATGTTGTCTCCCGTCCTACAAACTCCTGCTCTCGCTCTGTTGAGAGTGCACCCCTTCCGTCTGTCAAGCAGTGCCCCGTCTGGCAAAATTTCTGTGGGGTCTTGCACTGTTCAGTGGGGTTCTGGCTTCTGTTTGTCGCCCGAGGCCAATCCTGTATGTTTAGGGGGATGTTCCGTGTGGTAGTTCCTCCACTGTAGCAAAGCTTTTCCTCGAGTTTGGGAAACTGGCACATAATGACGTAGTGGGTGCCGTGGATCCGAGTTCTGcttacctttttcaatttttgttgtaGTGTGTCTTCGGATCTCTGGGAACATCTTGTGCATATAGGAAACTTTTAGACTGAACAAGCAACCCTAGGTGCCAGGAATGTACTTTGCTATTGACACCCCTAGCCAAACTTTTGTTAAAGAAGGTGACCTCATTCAAAACCTATCGAGTGTTGATAGGTCTCattagagtggatgcggagaggatgtttcctatggtgaggggagACTAAGACTagaggctcagaatagaggggcacccctttagaacagagataaggaggaatttctttagccagagagtggtgaatctgtggaattcgttgccagacGTTTCTGTGGAGGCggagtcgttgggtgtatttaaggcacaggttgatagattcttgtttggtcagggcaggaagggatttggggagaaggcaggaattttGGGGCTGagaaagaaaatggatcagccgtgatgaaatggcagagcagacaatgggccaaatggcctaattctgcttctatatcttatggtcttattaaaagGGCCAAGAGCAGTTATAGAATAGCAAATTTGCCAGGGTGTTGTTGGAAGGATTAGGTTCCAGATGCAGaggtcccaacctttttaatgccattaagcaaggggtccatggacaccaGGTTTGAAACGCCTGGAACTTTGTggccttgctgatttgatttagaATGTTTA
Proteins encoded in this window:
- the LOC132382756 gene encoding ATP-sensitive inward rectifier potassium channel 11-like, whose product is MLARKGIIPDEYLLTRLVEDNLSQPRYCTRSRKARFVSKNGGCNVAHKNIREQGRFLQDVFTTLVDFKWPYTLVIFTMAFLCSWIVFAMLWWLIAFAHGDLDSGQEGAVPCITSIKSFTSAFLFSIEVQVTIGFGGRMVTEECPLAITILIIQNITGLIVNAVMLGCIFMKTAQANRRAETIIFSKHAVIAQRNGRLCFMFRVGDLRKSMIISATIRMQLVKKTTTQEGEVIPISQIDIQVENSVHTNAIFLVSPLIISHTIDKKSPLYDLSESDLQQEDLEVVVLLEGVVETTGITTQARTSYLPEEILWGHRFVPIVTEEEGRYAVDYSKFGNTVKTNMPPYSAMARERQGRSESRVNGPKHQRSALRRRSSSEIINLSPLGVKSSVQFQSVDCLSDL